Genomic DNA from Coffea arabica cultivar ET-39 chromosome 7e, Coffea Arabica ET-39 HiFi, whole genome shotgun sequence:
gaagaaaaagaaaaaagaaaacttgaatTAATTCACCATTTGGATTAGAAATATAATATGTCTGCTGCATCAATGTGAAATCCTCCTTTAAGACAGCAACATAAGATTCATGAAAGTATTAGTCTCTTCAGAATTTTATTGATCAACGATGAGCTCCTCAAACAAAAACAGGTAATCATACTATGAATTAATAATACTCACCCCAATGTAATTGGCGCATCAACAACTTTCTGCTGACTATCATCCGTAGCCAAGTGCAAAACATCCTCAACTAACAACCCTGTAGATGAAGTGTTGCCGGAAAGGTAACTAACTTCATAAGCACAAGCCTTGCGTGAAGCTGAGCATGCTCTTCTTCGTGCATCACACATTGTACTGTTGCACGGAACAGTCATGCCAGTTGAGGATGTATCCAGACTGTACATGTTTAAATCAATTCGCTGCTTGAAAAGAAAgagcgaaaaaaaaaatgaataacagAAAACTGGCTATGGAAGACAGgctcaaaatttaaaaaaaataaataaaaatagtaCAAATAAATTTGGCAATAGAAGtattaattaaatttttcaactttttagACAGCAAAATTGGCTGATGAAGTTTGAACCTGGTATTGCACAATGCTAGAATTTTGATTAACAAGATAATAGAAATTTATGGTGCCAATCAAGCTTGCGCAATGCACAGTTAAAATTAAGGTACTGGTAATTATTGCTTCCCAAAGGAAAAGTGTGACATCCACCAGAATCTTGGATGAAATGTCCAATCGAAAAAAACTTTATAGTTAGTCATATGGcataaaaattggggaaaagaaaaacccaACTGCCACTAAACATAGCGGAAAAAGAAGCCAAGCAGTCCACTTGTTGCTATTTTTCTTCCCCAGCAGCAAGTTCTTAATTACCAATACAGCAAGATGAAGATATCCATATTTGCAAATTAATCTAAGACATAGTTATCATTTCAAGTGATAAAATGTGAAATTAAAATCTAAATAAATTAACATACTTGTCCTGATCTTGTCACCAAGCCACGCACACAACTGGTACAATCACAAGGCAGCCAAAACAAGTCACTTCCAGTATCGAGTGCGACCAAGAACCACAATTCTGGTGTTCCAACGGAGACATTTGCATAGTACAAACTGCaagttcaggaaaaaaaaaaaaaaagagagagagagcaaaggAAAAATATTGGTCAATTGcacatttattttttcaagGAAGATTAAATTACTCATGCTGTATAATCTTGGTTTAGTCCATTAAATATCTGTCACCCCATGAACGCTTATTAATGTTTTGCAAAGTAGGAAATTAAAGGtgaaaaattattaaaactggccagaaaaaggaaaagagaagagaatTCATAATGTTAAGTTTAAAAAGCTCTTTCGCTCGTAAAACTGGAATCTTTTTATAGAGACAGAAACACCAAAGGAACAAAAGCAACACAGAAATCTAAataccgaaaaaaaaaaggatttccAACCAGCAAACAGATAAAGTGCTACAGTTTTTAAACTAGAGCTCGCTAGCCTTGTAAAagaaatatgataaaataaaggtGGTTctgattaatgaaaatttttttttaaaaaaaaaagtacaacagAATACGGGAAGAAAAGGAGGCTTTAATGATTTCCACAAATCCTTTGAGCACTATCTTCGTCAAATTGCCTTTCAAGAAGAGAGTTTGTTTAAAACCAGCATTCAAACCCATGCTATGTAAGGGTTTATATTTCAATTCAAAACAGTAATATATGTTCGAAACCAGCATTCAAcctcttccatttccttttccCCAACTCCTCTATTCTTCTTCTACCAGAATAAAGCAAAATATTACAGTTTTTCATTTAAGATATATTATGCTATCAAAAAGCTTTCGCTTATGACAACTACATATACACATATGTATATACTATGTTGTGTTTGCGTtgggattttctttttttaaatagtAGTAATTAAGAATGGCATTTCCCACCTCTATCAGTCTCCGAGTCCTAATTTCTATAGTTTTATTAAAAACATAATTTAACATATTGTAAATGGTTCACTACTATATAAATAAATTTGGcgagtaaaatataaaaatgaaaattcaatacaaaattaaaaaaaaaaaaccaaatttaGTTCTTTTTCAGATTAATTTTGAATTGGCATCCAAACTCAGAGCTAACATttgaagtaaaagaaaaaatttccaTAACTTGTAATTTGGTTTTACACTTTTAAAATATACTTACATTCGTActttcaaaatgaaattgaaaagataaaatttgaagCAAAATAAAACCATAACCTGCAATTTGGTTTAtcatttttagaatatattttaaacatataaatccataattagatagaagaaaaagggaagggAAATGAAACTTTACAATCCCAAGGAATTAAGGCGGAGGGTGTCATTGCCAGCGACGAAGGTGACAGGGGTGGTGGTGCCGGCGAGGTAGCGACCCCGGTTGTAGCGATCACGGTGGGCCATGGCGGCGTAGTAGTCGAAAGAATGTTTTTCCGGCAAGCCATCAAAGTCGAAAATACTCCTAACCGGGTTAGAGTATCTGTGATGGATATCAAACCCGAAGGTCCCAGAAGCAGAACCACTAGCTTCAGAGCTGTGTATGCCCGAGATTAGCATAATGAAACCCATAAAAACCAAAACTTTACCATCTACAAAAACCATGATTCTATCACTTCTACAGCTACTACTAgtagaagaaaacaaaaatcccATTTGAAATACTCTATTTCGGAGAGAAGTGACAAAAAATAATCCtcctccgaaaaaaaaaaaattgttgttgATCACGAAAAAGGAAAGCAGAGCAATAATTGGGTTAGCTGAATCAACAAGATAATTTATATGTGGTTGTCCatgctaaaaaagaaacaatatgGCATACGTGTTGGCTTGTTCGAATATGCaaatgtatttttatttttttttttcctcgttACGTAGGAAAAGAAAGCGAGAGCAGGTGAGGTGGAGCTGGGcttctagagagagagagagagagtttgaaGGGGAAATAATAAAATCAAACCTGGGACTGGGAGGAGAAGTTGAATTTTGTTGGTTGAACGAATCCACTGTAGAGTAACTCGCTTTTTCTGATTTCGTTCCAACTAGGAGTAATATCatcctattttttattttttattttttggaaaaaagaaaaagaaaaaaaaggcgtCGGAGGTGCGAAGACGAAAGTCCACCCCAGCAGCGGAAGGTGGCCGGCTGCTGAGGcaatcaaggatggtgggaaaCGAAATCATTCATATGATTGACTCTTGgctttttcatttcatttattacTAGCACTATAGACTAGTAACAGTTGGCAAGGAAACGGGTGGAGGAGGAGCTAATAGGGTAGTAATTTTTTAGACTTTAGCGTTTTTGTTGATTTAATTGCCATTAAAGTTGGGAAATGGAAGACATTTGCCATTTTGCGGGGGACGGAGGAGGAGACGTGTCAAAGTGTCACTAGCCACCCACCATGAAtaaactactttttttttcttgggctgaaaatcatgaataaaCTTTACCActctacttcttttttttttatttgaaatgtttgtTTAAAATAATTCATAATATTTCTTGTGATAATAATGTATATGgagtaaaaaaataatttaaaaataaaaaatgattgaaaatgcGTTTATAacataatataaaaaataactttCGATTCAAACACAATCTAAGCGGATAGTGCTATTTAAACTCAAAAACtgaattttcttttaatttttttaacaagggATGGATGAGATTAAAGAAATGAGGAGGGGGGAGGGGAATCGGAACCAAGGATCTCTAAATTAAACGATAGAGGCTTCAACTTTAGCCAAAAACTAATAATTTGTTACATAAAGAagatatttaaaattttcaccGTAAAATATAAGTTTGCTCAAGATCATGTTAATAATTAGTGTTGAATGTCTTGAAAACGTGGTTAGCTTTAACTTCAAGTGGTCGTAAAATAAAACCACGGCTAATCACAACCTTCTtcaatttaaataatttatatCTCTACAATAATAAAATCCGTGTGTCAGTGTTAACTTTGTTTGTTTTCAAATTTATCCTCATCTCTCTGTAATCTATTAACTTTTATCTCTATTATCCATTAATCTTGAGTATTTCTATTATCAACTGACACACAAATCCTACCCAATCAAAAGTACTTCCCTTTAATTTTCTCATTCTCCCTTAGTAACGGAATTTTTACGTTCTCCCTTATCTATTAATCCTTATTTCTATTATCAACTGACACACAAATCCTACCCAATCAAAATTACCTCCCTTTAATTTTCACGCTCTGCCTTAGTAACAGGTTTTTCTACTCCCAATTGTACACATTTTTttctataataattttttattacaTATTACATAAAATAGTTATATTCACTTGCACtatttttatatttcttttaattaaaaatattttttttataagttaCACACACGTCGAGTATGCATAGCTAGTGTTAACTAAAGCAGCTGCCGTGTAATTTGTTAACCTAACACCATAAAAAAAGTAGTATTTAAAAGACTTGGGTGCCTAATGAACACCACATTAATTATCAATAAATagtagaaaagattaattatACTTTTCTATCTAGAATATATAAATGAGAGCGTTAATATTACTGACCTCTGGAGAGAAAATTAATTGCGTACAAAACGAATCAGCGAAGACAGTCAGATACGGGGATGCATCAGCATCATGCATGGCCTTGACTTGACTTCAGTTGTCGTGGCCTTCAAATTGAAAGTCTCATCCCATTTTGATTTTAGCCAATCAACAAGAACTCCTTTAATAATCGGGGCTGCAGCTTTTCCTTGTAAGTTCATTTTTCCCTCAGAGGAAAGTAAAGTTCATTGACATGCATAAATTGCACGGGACGGCAACGTCTCTTCTAGACGACGCAAAGCCTCAACTAAACATAAGAAGAATACGTATATGTCTAAATCATTCATCAATCTGGGTGCTCTACCAGTCTACCTAGATACGTGGCAAATCAGGAAGGAAaccaactttaaaaaaaaaaatctcagttCACTAGCTACAAGACGTCATTTGGTACGTGTATTTTGTTCACACATGGCAACATATACAACTAATTTGGGGGTATAAATTTATGTTGATAGCGAGCGTGGTGTAAATTTATGGCGTCTAAAAATTATGGTAGCTATCCTAACATCCTAACCAATGATCgatgtacaatttttttttttttgtcaacatagagggtgtccgggtcaattcGTAAGGATCCGACTAATCCCTCTGCACCTGTGTACCCCGCTCCCAAGAGGATCCAGGCGACATGTGAAACCAGACTCGAACCTGTGCCATCACGAGGAATACCCCATGGGTTCACCGGCTGAGCTGACCCGAGGGGCATgtgcaatcaattaattaattgtTATGATCATAATCTGGACTTCTTTCAGGAAGCGTTCGCTGGGGTTTGATTTGACAGATACATGCACCATTGGACACACTCGTTTGTGTTTTATTATTCCAAAGAATCTACCAGTAAGTCGTTTCTGGACTGAGTCAAAATCAAAATACTACTTTCTAGTTATCTAAAATTAGATTACTAGTACACATAAAATACAGTTGAACTTTTTTAGGTTGGTGAATTATGTAACGCTATCAACAAACTTTTGCAGGGATTcttaagggttaattccactcTGTCCCTTCAAACTATATCTGAAATCTCACTTAAgttcctaaacttcaaaatgggacacttaaatccttAAACTATAAAATTCGTCCCACCGTTGTTCAATTTTTGACGGAATGCACAAAGCGTAACAGAATGGTTCTCAATTCTGTTAGTTATTATTATAACTAAAGTTAACCAAATCTAGCAAGGATATAAATGTAATTTTAATAAgatccaaaacaaaaaaaaccaaaaagataGGGACATAAAGAGTTGAAAAGTAGTATAGGAATGGTCCAAAGTCAAGCttggaaacttttttttttcttttttgagaacGCGTAATGGCTTTTGAGGTTTGACACATGGAAATCTGCTAAAATTCTCTcagtaaataaataataaacaaaTGCGTAATGGTAGATTAGATTTGTCCTCCCAACTCCGGACACCTGCAGCACAAACTGCAAACAGTCTCTCAGCGGTCAGTCAGCACCGTAATATTATAACACTACTAATACACACTATTGTACATTCTCTTCTTCCAAAATCCAAACGTCTCGacttcttctttctttgttgAAGCAGTCTTTTTCGGCGGCAATCATGGGAGAAAGAAGAAACAGGAAAATGCATTATGCAATATGCAGGCGACGCCACCAACTTACAAGCTCCTCTTCCTGTTTACAAGCTCTACTTTTTACGCTTTATttgtagtatatatatataattaatttggtttgtttggatagcgtattatttgaaataattactgtatcactttttatgatgtgatgtatatgagataaaaaaatataaaaaattagattaaaaaatgtgtttatgatacaagtaaaatattatttgggataatttcacggTCCAAACGAACAAAGTCTAGCATTAGTTAGGGGCAAGACGAACCAGAAGAAACGCGTAACATTGCTGTCAAAAAATTCCCCAGGGGAATTAGTTGTCAGAATTGGAGTGCCAGGTTCTCTTGCAAACTTTTGACTCTAACCGTTTCCATTAGCATATCTTCCATTACTGTGAAGAGATGGATAGATTGACCGTCGTTTTGTACGTGGATCGATCCCTCTTTTTTTCTGCCAAAATCcctctttgtttctttctttccgtGACGTTATTAAGGTGAAATGTTGGGAGTCATTTGACATGATACATTgggattttctcttttttgcgTTGAGAAATATTTATTGTAGATGAAgagaaagaatgaaagaaagatATACGCGTAGAAGTTTTacttccaatttctccaaaAACGTGACGTATCCCACAAACTAAAGAGTCCAACTCACCGACCAACCCAAATAAGCCACAGAGACAGAGACAGAGACAGATGGGAGTTGGCAGCAGTCCAAAGTTTGGTACCGACTAAGTCCAAACCACATCAAATAAGTCTGTGAGGTTAATCTTTGACTCCTACTTCCCTACCTACTTACTTCTCCAGGCCCTGCCCAAAGCAGCGAAAGTGAAAGAGAGTTGTAGACGGCCTTACGTATGGCTCCTCCAGCCTCAACCCAATTCAAAACCCAGACCGACCAGAATCGTCATGAAAGCCTCAAGGACAGCCACTTCCAAGCCCAATAGCATATTCACgtttaaaacccaaaaaaaaaaaaaaaaaaaaaaaaaaaagaggcagaAAGAGAGAGGGCAAGCCGTTCATACACATGGAACACAAATGAATGATAATTCTCCGTTATTTGAATCCACCAACACTGTACAAAAACAAACGACTGGCCTTCTATTCTACTGAAAGAATAGCTTAAAGAAACACCGGCAAAGGAAGCAACCAAAAAATGGCATCATCAATCTATCTTCGCTGTATTTACATTCTATCTTCGCTCTGTATCTACTGCAGCCATGGTTTGATAATCCATGGAAGCAGACAGCAAAGATGCTTTGTCAAAGGCTCTTGTACTAAACACACTAACACTGTCTCAATAGTCGGATGAAGTTAGGCTCCTCCTCTGGAGAAGGGAAGTGAGGATCGAGCAGCATCTGCTATACTAGAGTCAGCAGGAACAAAAGTTGGAGGTGCAGGTAGATCAGATGGAAGCAGTGATCAGGGGATGATGCAAAAGAAGTCTGAGGTTTGCTCCTCCTATTTTCTTCTGAGCTTGGCGTGGATTTAGTTCCTACACCAGCAGCAACAGCTGGCGGCACACTGCTTGAGTTTCTTGGTATGGATGCAGTTGATTCCTCAACATCATCATAACCTGCATGAGGACCATAGACTTATTCTACGAATGAACAAAGCattgtttttaaaaataaaaataaaaatttaccgttgttattttttaacaaatgaACAAAAGCATTTGTGCAGTTGCGAACTGAAATCTCATCTGTAGCAAGGGACTCACAGTCAAACTTCTTCCATCCCAGCACAAGTTTTTCTCGGTCGAAGACTACACGGTAGCCAGTCATAAAGTTTTCTGCACGGAAATACAAGTAAATGCAGCATATCACGCCATAGATTataacatgaaaaaaaaaaaaatttgctcatAGAACACAATAGAAGCTGCCTTTTACAATTCAAGATTACAAAGGAACAGCTATATAATTGGAAAAAGCAATGTTAAGATTTAACTGTCATGAATAACTTCATTCTTCCTCCCCCAGCCACTAACATTTGAAGACTTGCAATATTATCTCAACAATTTGTCTCTCCACAACTAATTCAAATTTGTACAAAATGAGCATTCTCTGAATCAAAGATACATAATATCTTCTGGTTCCAGCGAGAAAGCAAATGAACAATATGCAACAGGTGTCCAGGGTCATGAGTTTCACCCTGGCACTCAACTTTTTAACAGACAAGTCTTGTAAGAAATATCTAACCTCTCCAAATATGCATGAAACTAGTCGAACCGATTTTTCCATGCCATCATTTGATGTTAAAACTGAGAAACTCAAATGATGGGAATAGAAATTTTCGAAACTTCCAAAAGACATAGATTACCACTCACGTCCAATTATATTGAAGTCTTGACTCTTGACAACAGCAAGGCAATATATAAGTTGATGCTGCAAAACGCAAGCAAAACAGAAGTCAATATAACTGGATGGTTAAGAAAAGTTAGATTTAATAATTAGGAGAAGCAATAGATTTGTGATCCTACCTGAGTGGAGATGACAATGATTGGATCATACACAACATACTGACCACCACCTTTAAGAGTTAAGCTAATAGTAGGAATCAAACTAGTGTTTGCGTCAGGACTGTTCATCATAGTGcagaaaaaacaaacaaacaatagATATGATTATGCTGctagaaagtgaaaagaaaattgaccaaaaaagaCCAGCTATAAATTTGATCATGACCTCATATCATAACAATACTCAAATGGGATCCTTGCATCAGGTAGGTGGCGCTTATCTCGTGCTTGTAAATGGAACTGAAAAACAAAAAGTATACATGAGCCGTATTCTTGACATAAAAAATAAGACTTAGTGGTTCTATGATTTGAGATCTTACGTTTTCCAAAATCATTGAATAGGCAGGGTCAACAAGATACGTGAAAGAGGTTCCAGAATCAAAAAGAGCTGTAAATTCTGAATCAATGAGAGCAGTTCCCACACGAATTTGGACAACGCTGATATTGTAAGTTGGGCTGTGAAGCAGTTTCAGGCAAAAAGACAAAGATTTTTTAAGCGATTAAGATTGCAAAGgcaaaagaaaggagaaaataTCCGAAAAGAATGAAAATTACCACTTACTGTAAGGGATTCACGTTGAATGGAGTCTCTTCCTGATCAAGGCTTCCCTTATCTCCAAAGTTGATCCTTCCAGTGCCATCATGGCCAAAACACATAGAGAAAGAATCAGCTGTATAACCTTTTTGCGATAAAATGCTAGGAACTGATATCTTCTCCAAGCCAAGCCCAAACAGACCATTTGGAGCTGCCACATCTAGAAAAGATCCAGTTTGAACCTGTCCACAACTGCAGTGAATTTATAGATATTCTCAGTATGTGTTTGAAATCATAAGCAACAAAAGGGAAATGTTCACCTTGCATGCCATGATGAAACTAAGTAACAAGAAGTTCTAAAATATTTTAGTTTGAGAATTGTAGCAACACTCTcaccaaaaagaaaattaagtttGAGTCAAACTGCAACTGCTGAGATGCATGGCATGGACAGATATGGAGCTTACAGATCAAAGTACAAGGACTTGAATTAAAAAGCACTCTCATCTGTAAATAAGTTTTGAATTATAAACTAAGAGGTGGAAAAAGGTAATGTCGTATTGTATTAGCGATTAATTCCCACCAAAATCTAGAAACTTACCCAAAAATTATGTATGCCTGAACATGTCCTTCATGGTCATCTTCACTTTTCAAGTGTATAATGTCCTCCACTAGTATTCCAGAAGTTGAAGTTTCAGATGAGACATAGGATACAGAGTAAGGGCAACGACTAGAAGTATCAAGACAATCAGCCTGGTGTGAGCAAAAATGGTTGTTGCAAGTAACTGTCTTGCTTGTTAATGACCCATTTAGGTTGTATATGCTAAGCTCAAAATCCTGCAGCAAGGAACTAAGCTAGTTGAAGATAATCAGAAGTCGTTTGATGAGTTAGCAATATCTATGCAAGACGTTAACAGAAATCAATGACTGCATGCTGATTTTAACAATCAAGAATGGAATTTTGTAATAATGCTGACGACTAGCAATGAGGAGGGGTGAGGGTTGAGGATAAAGAAATTTCTAATCAGAAAGCAGCATCCATGCCAAATGGTGCAGCTCACGTTAATGTCGGAGATTCCGCATTGAATTTATTCAAAGAGTTATTTTTGCTTCATTTGGGAACGCATCTTTTGCCTTACCATATTAATGTATATCTGTAGGAAGTAAAAATTCCTTCTTGTCAAAAGAACATGAGATAAAAGAAAACAGATTCAAAGACCTAGATCTCCATAAACCTCATGCTCTTAGTACAGCAAGAGAGCTAAGTTAAGACTCCAACAGGAAATGGACCATCAACATTGTAGAGATGGATAACATGCCTGCCCATATACATACAGAGCTGCAACATTGTGCAGAAGATTAAAGCTAACGGCGTTATCAACACCTACACAAGAACATGATTACATGGGTGAATTTCGGTTACAATTAATACTAGAGATCCACAGCCTACTTCACATTCCAATTTAGTCCATCGTCACGAGTACTTATTGCATTCTTTCCTCCAATAATTTTTGCCATATAACCACTGATTCCTTTCCCTTTCTTAAAACTTTACCATTTCCAAGCTTGTCATTGTCAGCAGAATTAAAAGAAACACCCTATTAAGTATTGATAAAAGAACTAAATAAGTAGTAGGAGACAAAATTAACAAGAAAAGATAATACTTACTGGGCTATGAAGTGGATCAGCAATAGATGCACATCTCCCACATTCACAAGGCACCCAAAATAAGTCACTCCCAGTATCCAACGCCACCATAAACTTCATGCCAGGTGTCCCTACTGTCACTGTAGTATAATGCAAACTGCCCAAAACAACacgagaaggaaaaggaaaataaacaaaaacccATGAAAAGGAGAGCAATTAAAAAATCGAGAATCcaaagaaagggaagaaaagaaaacactACAAtcccaataaattaaaaaaaaattgatctttATTACAATCCTAAAGAGCTGATCCGAAAAGTTGAGTTGCCGTCAGAAAAAGTGAGAAGTCCATCAGATTCTGATAAACGCCGGCCCCTTAGTAGCCTGTCATGGTTAGCCAGCTGTTGATAGTACTCTACACTGCCCTTAGTAGGCCAGCTTTGGACCATGAAGTTCTTGCCAGTTTTCTGGGACCATTTCTTGATGGGTTCAGAGAATCGGTGGTGCATTTCCAGAGTGAAAATGTGGGCATTTGAGCATTGAAGAAGTAGCCAAAAACAAAGCAAtgtgagcaagaaaatgaagaaagatGACATTTTTCTTGGTGAGTTTTGATAAAGATTTGCATAGGATGAATGGAAGTTAAAACTTGAACAATAATGGATCGGGGAATTATTGTTTTGCTGACGACAAGAAAAGGGTTAGGTACAGAGACAGAAGAGAAGAGGTGCAGCGAGTGCATTAAATGGgaaaagaggaagaggaagaggaaggggTGGTAGTTTGGTAGGGGTTCATGGGGCGTTTTACTTTTTCACAGTTAAGGAAGATGGTGTTGGAGGGAAATTGGCTTCAAGCACAAGTCTTTAATGCGGTGAGATCCTCAGCCCAACTAGCAaatcacttttctctttttccttcgtACCgggattttttcccttttttggtaCTGGGCTTTCTTTGTTctcttcttgaatttttttgcaTTGTGGTTCCCCGGGGGGTATGGATTGGATTGTGGTTATTTTCAATATGACAAATGGTAAATGGTTACTTCTGAATAGTATACACAAGCTATCCCTGTGACAGCCTCAACATTCTAcaaatccttttctttttcttttttgggtggGGGATTAAGACAAAAGTCCATGTATGGCTGCATAGAAAGTAAACATGCTCCCCCATGTGACAAATTtgctactaatagaatttatcgggtgatttttttttttgacataatTTATCTATGAGGATTTCTGCTACCTAACACTTGAATAATAAATACCTTGAGAGGTTTTGTGAGGTCCGTCCAAGTACTCATACCTACAGGTCTAGTTGTTATCTCTGAACAAAGCATGGTAAGCAACTAGCTAGAATTATTGTGCGGATCGAGTAGGGGCTGTTGCTGCATTTTGCTCTTTGCAAGAAAACTGGCTTAAGTTCTTCCCATTCGTTGCTTTTTCTTTTCGCTGCCAGATAAAGATGGAGTTAAATTTCCGCGACACAATTAGCTTTACAAAAATCAGGCCACTTTGGCTTTACTCCAGATGCCTCAAATGCTAGCACGTACCAAACAACATTCAAGATATTTGATCTGCATTGTTTGATGGACAAATGGGATGTAATCACGAAAaggaactaaaaataaaaataattgccACGTGCTTTACATACAACCGAATCAACTTACCTGAGCAGTAAAATGCCCCTTAGTAATAGTATATATACTTCGAATAAGAATACATTTCACCCTCATCAGCTATCGCATATATTTAC
This window encodes:
- the LOC113700341 gene encoding aspartyl protease family protein 1-like isoform X1 gives rise to the protein MSSFFIFLLTLLCFWLLLQCSNAHIFTLEMHHRFSEPIKKWSQKTGKNFMVQSWPTKGSVEYYQQLANHDRLLRGRRLSESDGLLTFSDGNSTFRISSLGFLHYTTVTVGTPGMKFMVALDTGSDLFWVPCECGRCASIADPLHSPLSSLLQDFELSIYNLNGSLTSKTVTCNNHFCSHQADCLDTSSRCPYSVSYVSSETSTSGILVEDIIHLKSEDDHEGHVQAYIIFGCGQVQTGSFLDVAAPNGLFGLGLEKISVPSILSQKGYTADSFSMCFGHDGTGRINFGDKGSLDQEETPFNVNPLHPTYNISVVQIRVGTALIDSEFTALFDSGTSFTYLVDPAYSMILENFHLQARDKRHLPDARIPFEYCYDMSPDANTSLIPTISLTLKGGGQYVVYDPIIVISTQHQLIYCLAVVKSQDFNIIGQNFMTGYRVVFDREKLVLGWKKFDCESLATDEISVRNCTNAFVHLLKNNNGYDDVEESTASIPRNSSSVPPAVAAGVGTKSTPSSEENRRSKPQTSFASSPDHCFHLIYLHLQLLFLLTLV
- the LOC113700341 gene encoding aspartyl protease family protein 1-like isoform X2; amino-acid sequence: MSSFFIFLLTLLCFWLLLQCSNAHIFTLEMHHRFSEPIKKWSQKTGKNFMVQSWPTKGSVEYYQQLANHDRLLRGRRLSESDGLLTFSDGNSTFRISSLGFLHYTTVTVGTPGMKFMVALDTGSDLFWVPCECGRCASIADPLHSPDFELSIYNLNGSLTSKTVTCNNHFCSHQADCLDTSSRCPYSVSYVSSETSTSGILVEDIIHLKSEDDHEGHVQAYIIFGCGQVQTGSFLDVAAPNGLFGLGLEKISVPSILSQKGYTADSFSMCFGHDGTGRINFGDKGSLDQEETPFNVNPLHPTYNISVVQIRVGTALIDSEFTALFDSGTSFTYLVDPAYSMILENFHLQARDKRHLPDARIPFEYCYDMSPDANTSLIPTISLTLKGGGQYVVYDPIIVISTQHQLIYCLAVVKSQDFNIIGQNFMTGYRVVFDREKLVLGWKKFDCESLATDEISVRNCTNAFVHLLKNNNGYDDVEESTASIPRNSSSVPPAVAAGVGTKSTPSSEENRRSKPQTSFASSPDHCFHLIYLHLQLLFLLTLV
- the LOC113700341 gene encoding aspartyl protease family protein 1-like isoform X3, which encodes MSSFFIFLLTLLCFWLLLQCSNAHIFTLEMHHRFSEPIKKWSQKTGKNFMVQSWPTKGSVEYYQQLANHDRLLRGRRLSESDGLLTFSDGNSTFRISSLGFLHYTTVTVGTPGMKFMVALDTGSDLFWVPCECGRCASIADPLHSPLSSLLQDFELSIYNLNGSLTSKTVTCNNHFCSHQADCLDTSSRCPYSVSYVSSETSTSGILVEDIIHLKSEDDHEGHVQAYIIFGCGQVQTGSFLDVAAPNGLFGLGLEKISVPSILSQKGYTADSFSMCFGHDGTGRINFGDKGSLDQEETPFNVNPLHPTYNISVVQIRVGTALIDSEFTALFDSGTSFTYLVDPAYSMILENFHLQARDKRHLPDARIPFEYCYDMSPDANTSLIPTISLTLKGGGQYVVYDPIIVISTQHQLIYCLAVVKSQDFNIIGQNFMTGYRVVFDREKLVLGWKKFDCYDDVEESTASIPRNSSSVPPAVAAGVGTKSTPSSEENRRSKPQTSFASSPDHCFHLIYLHLQLLFLLTLV
- the LOC113700341 gene encoding aspartyl protease family protein 1-like isoform X4, with translation MSSFFIFLLTLLCFWLLLQCSNAHIFTLEMHHRFSEPIKKWSQKTGKNFMVQSWPTKGSVEYYQQLANHDRLLRGRRLSESDGLLTFSDGNSTFRISSLGFLHYTTVTVGTPGMKFMVALDTGSDLFWVPCECGRCASIADPLHSPDFELSIYNLNGSLTSKTVTCNNHFCSHQADCLDTSSRCPYSVSYVSSETSTSGILVEDIIHLKSEDDHEGHVQAYIIFGCGQVQTGSFLDVAAPNGLFGLGLEKISVPSILSQKGYTADSFSMCFGHDGTGRINFGDKGSLDQEETPFNVNPLHPTYNISVVQIRVGTALIDSEFTALFDSGTSFTYLVDPAYSMILENFHLQARDKRHLPDARIPFEYCYDMSPDANTSLIPTISLTLKGGGQYVVYDPIIVISTQHQLIYCLAVVKSQDFNIIGQNFMTGYRVVFDREKLVLGWKKFDCYDDVEESTASIPRNSSSVPPAVAAGVGTKSTPSSEENRRSKPQTSFASSPDHCFHLIYLHLQLLFLLTLV